A genomic segment from Limosilactobacillus sp. encodes:
- a CDS encoding VOC family protein — MTAKIYPYLTFENAKEAMDYYVQEFGAEITYHQSLNEEQAESLGMPTDREHLEQTTLRGEFTIAGQKFICADATMGTPQTSSLVSIMLSFTDDPSQARQLFNQLAQSEDQRVTVPFGDWMFGSQMGQVVDKYGITWLITTDYDLPEQ, encoded by the coding sequence ATGACGGCAAAAATATACCCGTACCTCACATTCGAAAATGCCAAGGAAGCCATGGACTACTATGTCCAGGAATTTGGGGCGGAAATCACCTATCACCAATCGTTAAATGAAGAACAGGCGGAGAGTCTGGGGATGCCGACTGACCGCGAGCACCTGGAACAAACGACCCTGCGTGGTGAATTTACCATTGCTGGTCAGAAGTTCATCTGCGCCGACGCCACGATGGGAACTCCCCAGACGTCGAGCCTGGTGTCGATCATGCTCAGCTTTACCGACGACCCCAGCCAGGCCCGGCAGTTGTTTAACCAGCTTGCCCAGTCCGAGGATCAGCGGGTGACGGTACCCTTTGGTGACTGGATGTTCGGCAGCCAGATGGGCCAGGTAGTTGATAAGTACGGGATCACCTGGCTGATCACCACTGATTACGATTTGCCGGAACAATAA
- a CDS encoding B3/B4 domain-containing protein, with product MDKVTVDPSFFELFPDGQVNILYASGIDNHDTDQNLDDRRKLLANATKEAGQFLTNETFRLNPVVDQWRKAYQQFKKKKGARASVEALLKRANQGHKFEPIDPMVDVYNSISLSYGVPVGMEDRDKIKGTMHLGKVEGGQAFRPVGADKDEPTLPGEVCWYDDEGAVCRCLNWRDAQRTMLTEDSTKVVAVIESVNKEQIPHANEAMDELSKLITKYFGVETTQVYHLTKDAPEAEVPEELR from the coding sequence ATGGATAAAGTAACAGTTGATCCCAGCTTTTTTGAACTGTTCCCGGACGGTCAGGTGAACATCCTGTACGCAAGCGGAATTGATAACCACGACACCGACCAGAATTTGGACGACCGGCGCAAGCTCTTGGCAAACGCAACCAAGGAGGCCGGCCAGTTCCTGACCAACGAGACCTTCCGGCTGAACCCGGTTGTTGACCAGTGGCGGAAGGCCTACCAGCAGTTCAAGAAGAAGAAGGGGGCCCGGGCCTCAGTTGAAGCACTGCTAAAGCGTGCCAACCAGGGGCACAAGTTCGAACCAATCGACCCGATGGTGGACGTCTACAACAGCATTTCCTTGTCCTACGGGGTGCCGGTCGGCATGGAAGACCGGGACAAGATCAAGGGAACGATGCACCTGGGCAAGGTCGAGGGCGGCCAAGCCTTCCGTCCGGTTGGTGCCGACAAGGATGAGCCAACCCTGCCCGGTGAGGTTTGCTGGTACGACGACGAGGGCGCCGTTTGCCGGTGCCTGAACTGGCGTGATGCCCAGCGGACGATGCTGACGGAGGACTCGACCAAGGTCGTTGCCGTCATCGAGTCCGTGAATAAGGAACAGATTCCGCACGCCAACGAGGCGATGGACGAGTTGAGCAAGCTGATCACCAAGTACTTTGGCGTTGAGACGACGCAGGTTTACCACCTGACGAAGGACGCGCCCGAAGCCGAGGTTCCAGAAGAACTGCGCTAA
- a CDS encoding multidrug ABC transporter ATPase encodes MSRIVLNDLTFEAKSGDQLEGVSMELTSPQMIAICSDDQGAASAIEQLVAGSGKVLDGNAQVNDQDVAHLKRRHAANIASLAEIDLRGRRVNKAIKKALRRQPNALSLAATTQLAQSLGIQLDARLASLTDVQQQELKLVILLALRRPIVMLQDGLDALPGDARLTIGNLLRDYVQKTNSLVLFTSTDVSTMMRFADVIYYFNGSRLTSARALRASDGVDCTVTVTGTGLPVELAVKMGAHMLEEAPNETRFLYTGNIQALLPLLEQSTITDVRIEDASVEDELMAY; translated from the coding sequence TTGAGCAGAATTGTATTAAATGATCTAACCTTTGAAGCTAAGTCGGGTGATCAGCTTGAAGGGGTTTCGATGGAATTGACGTCACCACAGATGATTGCGATTTGCAGCGACGATCAGGGGGCAGCAAGCGCGATTGAGCAGCTCGTCGCCGGGAGCGGCAAGGTGCTAGACGGTAACGCGCAGGTGAACGATCAGGATGTCGCGCACCTGAAACGCCGTCACGCCGCTAACATCGCCAGTCTGGCTGAAATTGATCTGCGGGGGCGCCGGGTCAATAAGGCGATTAAGAAGGCCCTGCGCCGCCAGCCCAATGCCCTGTCACTGGCGGCCACGACTCAGCTGGCCCAGTCACTGGGGATTCAGCTGGACGCCCGGCTGGCAAGCCTGACGGATGTCCAGCAGCAGGAACTAAAACTGGTGATTCTCTTGGCCCTGCGTCGGCCGATTGTGATGCTTCAAGACGGCCTGGACGCGTTACCGGGGGATGCCCGACTCACCATCGGTAACCTGCTCCGTGACTACGTTCAAAAGACCAACTCACTGGTTCTGTTCACGAGCACCGACGTTTCGACGATGATGCGTTTCGCCGACGTGATCTACTACTTCAATGGCAGCCGCCTGACTTCGGCGCGGGCCCTGCGTGCTAGCGACGGGGTTGATTGTACGGTGACGGTTACCGGGACGGGACTGCCGGTGGAACTGGCGGTAAAAATGGGTGCCCATATGCTTGAGGAAGCGCCAAATGAGACCCGCTTTCTCTACACCGGCAACATCCAGGCCCTTCTGCCATTACTGGAGCAGAGTACGATCACCGATGTTCGGATTGAGGACGCTTCGGTGGAAGATGAGCTGATGGCCTACTAA
- the zwf gene encoding glucose-6-phosphate dehydrogenase: MATENKAVITLFGATGDLAKRKLYTALFKLYQKGYLADHFALLGTSRHEYSDDEFQQLVRDSIKDVNETRSGEAEEFSTHFFYKAHDVTKPEHYTALKERIVELDKQFGTDGNRLFYMSMAPQFFGTIALNLKKQGLLSDDGFNRLVIEKPFGRDFDSAKKLNDELSKTFDENQIFRIDHYLGKEMVQNIQALRFGNTIIESLWNNRYIDNIQVTLSEKLGVEERAGYYDNSGALRDMVQNHIMQIVAQLAMEQPVSFTDSDVRVEKIKALRSLRVYTPSEAAANFVRGQYDAGNGTEAYRDADGVDPESGTETFVAAKLLFDNYRWSGVPFYVRTGKKLADKFTRIDVVFKKPLIDIFADPRHESDQSLNSNVLTIYVEPKSGFGLQLNAKRAGQGFVTQPVDLSYLQSDNDKKEAPEPYERLFHDALEGNHTNFASWAEIAYAWKFVDVIRKLWDIEKPQFPNYTPGSMGPAASDELLARDGRKWVYQLNH; encoded by the coding sequence TTGGCTACAGAAAATAAAGCTGTCATTACGTTATTTGGGGCAACCGGTGATCTAGCTAAGCGGAAGCTGTACACGGCTCTCTTCAAGCTCTACCAAAAGGGCTACTTGGCTGACCACTTTGCATTGCTCGGTACCTCCCGTCACGAATACAGTGACGACGAATTCCAACAACTTGTTCGTGACTCCATTAAGGACGTTAACGAAACCCGTTCAGGCGAAGCAGAAGAATTCTCTACGCACTTCTTCTACAAGGCACACGATGTCACCAAGCCTGAACACTACACCGCACTGAAGGAACGGATTGTGGAACTCGACAAGCAATTCGGCACCGACGGCAATCGTCTCTTCTACATGTCCATGGCACCACAATTCTTCGGTACCATCGCACTGAACCTGAAGAAGCAGGGGCTCTTAAGCGACGACGGTTTCAACCGCCTGGTTATTGAAAAGCCATTCGGCCGGGACTTTGATTCCGCTAAGAAGCTGAACGACGAATTGTCCAAGACCTTCGATGAAAACCAAATCTTCCGGATCGACCACTACCTGGGTAAGGAAATGGTTCAAAACATCCAAGCACTGCGCTTTGGTAACACGATCATCGAATCCCTCTGGAACAACCGTTACATCGACAACATCCAGGTAACCCTGAGTGAAAAGCTGGGTGTCGAAGAGCGTGCCGGCTACTACGACAACTCCGGTGCCCTGCGTGACATGGTTCAAAACCACATCATGCAGATCGTTGCTCAACTGGCAATGGAACAGCCTGTTTCCTTCACCGACTCCGATGTCCGGGTTGAAAAGATTAAGGCCCTGCGTTCTCTGCGGGTCTACACCCCATCCGAAGCCGCAGCCAACTTTGTTCGTGGTCAGTACGACGCCGGCAACGGCACGGAAGCTTACCGTGACGCCGACGGGGTTGACCCAGAATCCGGTACCGAAACCTTCGTTGCCGCCAAGCTCCTGTTTGACAACTACCGCTGGTCAGGTGTGCCATTCTACGTTCGGACTGGTAAGAAGTTAGCCGACAAGTTCACCCGGATCGACGTTGTCTTCAAGAAGCCATTGATCGACATCTTCGCCGACCCACGCCACGAAAGCGACCAATCCCTGAACTCCAACGTTCTGACGATCTACGTTGAACCAAAGTCTGGTTTCGGTCTGCAGCTGAACGCCAAGCGCGCCGGTCAGGGCTTCGTTACCCAACCAGTTGACCTGTCTTACCTGCAAAGCGACAACGATAAGAAGGAAGCGCCAGAACCGTACGAACGGCTCTTCCACGATGCTCTGGAAGGCAACCACACCAACTTCGCATCATGGGCTGAAATTGCCTACGCATGGAAGTTCGTGGACGTTATCCGGAAGCTCTGGGACATCGAAAAGCCACAGTTCCCTAACTACACGCCTGGTTCCATGGGCCCAGCTGCTTCTGACGAGCTGCTTGCCCGTGACGGCCGGAAGTGGGTTTACCAACTCAACCACTAA
- a CDS encoding DUF1836 domain-containing protein — translation MERKLTDYQQWQKQLQDIRLPRWKELPSLGLYVDQVVTVVNEQLAAFDVEPLTKAMVNNYVKKKVIQAPVKKKYAVNQLVDLLLIGFFKVSFSIDDIRAGIAQVTISTYPQQAYDHFATILEATLAGQKAAPANGQIDPASQALMEAAIQAVLAHLKAKHIFAEMHDHQQPLDVEKG, via the coding sequence ATGGAAAGAAAATTAACCGACTACCAGCAATGGCAAAAGCAGCTCCAAGATATTCGTCTGCCACGGTGGAAGGAGCTTCCTAGCCTCGGCCTTTACGTTGACCAGGTAGTGACCGTGGTCAACGAACAGTTGGCCGCCTTTGACGTTGAGCCCCTGACTAAGGCAATGGTTAATAACTACGTCAAAAAGAAGGTTATCCAGGCCCCGGTAAAGAAAAAGTACGCGGTGAACCAACTGGTCGATCTGCTGCTGATCGGCTTCTTCAAGGTAAGTTTTAGCATTGATGACATCCGGGCCGGGATCGCCCAGGTGACGATCAGTACCTATCCACAACAGGCCTACGATCACTTTGCCACGATCCTTGAGGCCACCTTGGCCGGGCAAAAGGCAGCGCCGGCAAACGGCCAGATTGATCCGGCCAGCCAGGCATTGATGGAGGCAGCTATTCAGGCGGTGCTTGCTCATTTGAAAGCCAAGCACATTTTCGCCGAGATGCATGATCACCAGCAGCCCTTGGATGTGGAGAAGGGCTAA
- a CDS encoding CynX/NimT family MFS transporter encodes MKKIKNHSPLLLLGLLLLGVCMRMPITAIPSVVKEIAATFNVAPTSLGILTTIPLLCFGLLSALVSSTAQRLGNELTLEIAMVLMFIGSYLRIINFTWLILGTALVGIAITCINVLLPAIIADKYPDKIGSVTGMYNTAMTLFAAIGAYAITPITHQSSWQTAVTIISAIALITAIVWLPNLKYNERVANTAATQETKGTNMWKNMNAWWLLLFFGGQCFVFYSIVAWLPSIAMDAGLSSNQASLIAGLLQLFSIPFAFLIPVIATRMTNRQPIMLFAGIVSMLGTLMMFFHVGSFAYFCIVALLLGAGTTTTFVLAMTLFGLKTKNATDTRSLSGMVQSVGYLISALGPIVVGNLNAQTHGWFASLVVIMIAALFFTVCGVLAERHQYI; translated from the coding sequence GTGAAAAAAATTAAAAACCACAGCCCGCTGCTGCTCCTCGGGCTGCTCCTGCTCGGTGTCTGCATGCGTATGCCGATCACCGCAATTCCTTCAGTCGTCAAGGAAATCGCCGCGACCTTTAACGTCGCCCCAACCAGCTTGGGGATCCTGACGACCATCCCGCTGCTCTGTTTCGGCCTGCTTTCCGCATTGGTCTCTTCGACCGCTCAACGCCTGGGGAACGAGCTGACCTTGGAGATTGCCATGGTCCTGATGTTCATCGGTTCCTACCTGCGAATCATCAACTTCACTTGGCTGATCTTGGGGACGGCGCTGGTCGGGATCGCGATCACCTGCATCAACGTCCTCCTGCCAGCCATCATTGCCGATAAGTATCCGGACAAGATCGGGAGCGTCACCGGGATGTACAACACCGCGATGACCCTTTTCGCGGCGATCGGGGCCTACGCAATCACCCCGATTACTCATCAGAGCTCCTGGCAAACCGCGGTCACGATTATCAGCGCCATCGCCTTGATCACCGCCATCGTCTGGCTGCCAAACCTGAAGTACAACGAGCGGGTCGCCAACACGGCCGCTACTCAGGAAACTAAGGGGACCAACATGTGGAAGAACATGAACGCCTGGTGGCTCTTGCTCTTCTTCGGTGGACAATGCTTCGTCTTCTACAGCATCGTTGCCTGGCTGCCGTCCATTGCTATGGACGCCGGCCTGTCCAGTAACCAGGCCAGCCTGATCGCCGGCCTGCTCCAGCTCTTCTCAATCCCGTTCGCCTTCCTGATTCCGGTGATCGCCACCCGGATGACCAACCGGCAGCCAATCATGCTCTTCGCGGGGATCGTCTCGATGCTGGGCACGCTGATGATGTTCTTCCATGTCGGCTCCTTTGCCTATTTCTGCATCGTTGCCCTACTCCTGGGTGCCGGAACCACGACGACCTTCGTCTTAGCCATGACCCTCTTTGGCCTCAAGACGAAGAACGCCACCGATACCCGGAGCCTGTCCGGAATGGTTCAATCCGTCGGCTATCTGATTTCGGCGCTGGGTCCGATCGTGGTCGGCAACCTGAACGCACAGACGCACGGTTGGTTCGCCAGCCTGGTTGTCATCATGATTGCCGCCCTCTTCTTCACCGTCTGTGGGGTTCTCGCGGAACGGCACCAATATATTTAA
- a CDS encoding saccharopine dehydrogenase related protein, with amino-acid sequence MTRIVIVSHRHDRLARLLMENTYSAVVASSFAVDFQAGDLLCWLPTVNEPVDDEVQDLAAAIDRAVFTPQKIVMLSIAGTADDASPDQVKHWYGKHGQQAVWAHQYAAKMIDELELPYVVVRSLPIVEGDGPLQIVDEGQTMTGERVGDQALATVLQTALTTARYDNHSIGVMPKTK; translated from the coding sequence ATGACAAGAATTGTAATTGTAAGTCACCGGCACGACCGGCTCGCCCGTCTCTTAATGGAAAATACGTATTCGGCGGTGGTCGCCAGCAGCTTTGCGGTTGACTTCCAGGCGGGGGACCTGCTCTGTTGGCTACCGACGGTCAACGAACCGGTTGACGATGAGGTGCAGGACCTGGCCGCGGCAATTGACCGGGCAGTTTTCACGCCGCAAAAGATTGTGATGCTGTCGATTGCCGGCACAGCCGACGACGCCAGCCCCGACCAGGTAAAGCACTGGTACGGCAAGCACGGTCAGCAAGCGGTCTGGGCCCACCAGTACGCCGCCAAGATGATTGACGAGCTGGAATTGCCCTACGTCGTGGTCCGTTCCCTGCCGATCGTCGAGGGAGATGGCCCGCTGCAAATCGTCGACGAGGGCCAGACGATGACGGGAGAACGTGTTGGCGATCAAGCGCTGGCTACCGTTTTGCAAACGGCACTGACCACGGCCCGTTACGACAACCACTCGATTGGCGTTATGCCAAAAACGAAATGA
- a CDS encoding glycoside-pentoside-hexuronide (GPH):cation symporter — MDSSKQEQHVVRSRVAYSLGAFGHDAFFALLSTYFMMYVTGHLFDSGNKAFDNRMVGYVTMIILVLRIGELIIDPMIGNAIDRTHTKWGKFKPWVVGGGIISAVLLAALFTPFGGLNLSNPVLYLILFAIVYIIMDVFYSFNDVGFWSMVPAMSFDSHERDKIATFARVGSTIGGQIIGFVIMPMVLFFSVKQNGGTGDDRGWFIFAVIVAAISAITAVGVGMFTHEQQSLLRENKEQTKFKDILKILVKNDQLLAIAMSYLFFTTGQTLLNSFELYYFTYILGNSRAFSILGGLNTVVGVISVFAFPLFSGKIGRHKLFYGAASIEVVGALIFAFAGKSLALVLLGAELFFIPQPIIFLVVLMTITDSVEYGQLKLGHRDESLTLSVRPLLDKFGGAVANGVVGMATVAAGMTGGATAATVTAHGVSIFKIYMFLIPISLIIVGIIIFALKVKLDESSHAKIVAQLEKTWGKHLGDTDSDDTEATAAPAPQPGVTEIPAPVAGSLVALKDVKDPAFANGSMGQGFALKPSDGKVYAPFAGTVRATFSTKHAVGLVSDSGVALLIHVGIDTVQLHGTGFVTYFDKGQHVEKGDELMEFWDPTIKKAGLDDTVIVTVTNSEEFDFELEKQAGEEVTVKDNVLKVTKKDLENK; from the coding sequence ATGGATAGTTCAAAGCAAGAGCAACATGTTGTCCGCTCGCGTGTCGCGTACTCACTCGGGGCATTTGGACATGATGCTTTCTTTGCATTACTTTCTACTTACTTTATGATGTACGTTACCGGTCACTTGTTTGACTCTGGTAATAAGGCATTCGATAACCGCATGGTTGGTTATGTTACCATGATCATCCTGGTTCTGCGGATTGGTGAATTGATCATCGACCCAATGATCGGGAACGCAATTGACCGGACCCATACTAAATGGGGTAAGTTCAAGCCATGGGTTGTCGGCGGTGGTATTATTTCTGCCGTTCTGTTAGCCGCACTGTTTACGCCATTTGGTGGACTGAACCTCAGTAACCCAGTTCTTTACCTGATTCTGTTTGCTATTGTTTACATCATTATGGACGTATTCTATTCATTCAATGATGTTGGGTTCTGGTCAATGGTTCCAGCGATGTCCTTCGATTCACACGAACGTGACAAGATCGCTACCTTTGCCCGTGTTGGTTCAACGATTGGTGGTCAGATCATTGGTTTCGTAATCATGCCAATGGTTCTGTTCTTCTCCGTTAAGCAAAATGGCGGAACCGGTGATGACCGTGGTTGGTTTATCTTCGCCGTCATCGTTGCCGCCATCTCAGCTATCACGGCTGTCGGTGTTGGGATGTTTACTCACGAACAGCAATCACTGTTGCGTGAAAACAAAGAGCAGACGAAGTTTAAGGATATCCTGAAGATCCTGGTTAAGAATGACCAGCTGCTTGCAATTGCGATGTCCTACCTGTTCTTCACTACTGGTCAGACCCTGCTGAACAGTTTTGAACTCTACTACTTCACTTACATCTTAGGCAACTCACGGGCCTTCTCCATCTTGGGTGGTCTGAACACGGTTGTCGGTGTGATTTCTGTCTTCGCCTTCCCACTCTTCTCTGGTAAGATTGGTCGTCACAAGTTATTCTATGGCGCCGCTTCAATCGAAGTTGTGGGTGCCCTGATCTTTGCCTTTGCTGGCAAGTCCTTAGCACTGGTTCTGCTTGGTGCTGAACTGTTCTTCATTCCACAACCAATTATCTTCCTGGTTGTTCTGATGACCATTACTGACTCCGTTGAATACGGTCAGTTAAAGCTTGGTCACCGTGATGAATCATTGACCCTGTCAGTTCGTCCACTGCTCGATAAGTTCGGTGGTGCCGTTGCCAACGGTGTTGTTGGGATGGCAACCGTTGCTGCCGGGATGACCGGTGGTGCTACCGCCGCTACTGTTACTGCACACGGCGTTTCCATCTTCAAGATTTACATGTTCTTAATTCCAATTTCCTTAATCATTGTTGGTATTATTATCTTTGCCCTCAAGGTTAAGCTGGATGAATCTTCACACGCCAAGATCGTTGCCCAACTCGAAAAGACCTGGGGCAAGCACCTTGGTGACACGGACAGTGACGACACTGAAGCCACTGCTGCTCCTGCTCCACAGCCAGGCGTTACCGAAATCCCAGCCCCAGTTGCTGGTAGCTTAGTTGCTCTTAAGGACGTCAAGGACCCTGCCTTTGCTAACGGCAGCATGGGTCAAGGATTTGCCCTGAAGCCATCCGACGGTAAGGTTTACGCACCATTTGCCGGGACCGTTCGGGCAACCTTCTCCACGAAGCACGCGGTTGGTCTGGTTTCCGACAGCGGCGTTGCACTGCTGATCCACGTCGGGATTGACACTGTTCAGCTGCACGGTACTGGTTTCGTTACCTACTTCGACAAGGGTCAACACGTCGAAAAGGGCGATGAACTGATGGAATTCTGGGACCCAACCATTAAGAAGGCTGGCCTCGATGATACCGTCATCGTTACCGTCACTAACAGTGAAGAGTTTGACTTCGAACTGGAGAAGCAAGCCGGCGAAGAAGTCACCGTTAAGGACAATGTTTTGAAGGTCACCAAGAAGGATCTGGAAAACAAGTAA
- the gndA gene encoding NADP-dependent phosphogluconate dehydrogenase, with protein sequence MSDQKAQIGVVGLAVMGKNLALNIESRGFTVGVYNRHRNRTDEMMKDHSDKKLVPSYTIEDFVASLEKPRRILMMVKAGKPTDAVIDELLPLLDKGDVLIDGGNTNFHDTMARNAKLDKSGINFIGMGVSGGELGALHGPALMPGGQKEAYDLVEPILTQIAAKAEEDGKPCVTYVGPNGAGHYVKMVHNGIEYGDEELIDESYNIMRNVLKMPVDDIAKTFAEWNKGELSSYLVDITADILTRKDDIGDDKSKPIVDMILDRGANKGTGKWSSETALDGGAPQSVITEAVYARYISMMKDERVAASKELPDVTEDVSIADKQEMIEKIREALYFGKVMSYAQGFEQMRIDSERYNWNLKMGELAQIWRAGCIIRAQFLQNITDAFDKNPDLKNLLLDDYFKDITKKYQQAIRDVVSLAVKAGVPVPALSAAISYYDSYRAKVLPANLLQAQRDYFGAHTYERVDRPGNYHYSWYEEQ encoded by the coding sequence ATGTCTGATCAAAAAGCACAAATTGGTGTTGTTGGTTTAGCTGTCATGGGGAAGAACCTGGCCCTGAACATCGAAAGTCGCGGTTTTACCGTTGGTGTTTACAACCGGCACCGCAACCGGACCGATGAAATGATGAAGGACCACAGCGACAAGAAGCTGGTCCCAAGCTACACGATTGAGGATTTCGTCGCTTCGCTGGAAAAGCCACGGCGGATCCTGATGATGGTCAAGGCTGGGAAGCCAACTGACGCCGTCATCGACGAACTGCTGCCACTGCTTGACAAGGGTGACGTCCTGATCGATGGTGGGAACACCAACTTCCACGACACGATGGCCCGGAACGCCAAGCTTGACAAGTCCGGCATTAACTTCATCGGCATGGGTGTTTCCGGTGGTGAACTCGGTGCTCTCCACGGCCCAGCCCTGATGCCTGGTGGTCAAAAGGAAGCCTACGACCTGGTTGAACCAATCCTGACCCAGATCGCTGCCAAGGCCGAAGAAGATGGCAAGCCATGCGTTACCTACGTTGGTCCAAACGGGGCCGGTCACTACGTCAAGATGGTCCACAACGGGATCGAATACGGTGATGAAGAGCTGATCGACGAAAGCTACAACATCATGCGCAACGTCTTAAAGATGCCGGTTGACGACATTGCCAAGACCTTTGCCGAATGGAACAAGGGCGAGCTGTCCTCCTACTTGGTTGACATCACTGCCGACATCCTGACCCGCAAGGATGACATTGGTGACGACAAGTCCAAGCCAATCGTCGACATGATCCTCGACCGGGGTGCCAACAAGGGTACCGGGAAGTGGAGTTCCGAGACGGCCCTCGACGGTGGCGCACCACAGTCCGTAATCACCGAAGCCGTTTACGCTCGTTACATCTCAATGATGAAGGACGAGCGGGTGGCCGCAAGCAAGGAATTGCCTGACGTCACCGAGGACGTTTCCATCGCCGACAAGCAGGAAATGATCGAAAAGATTCGGGAAGCCCTCTACTTCGGTAAGGTTATGTCCTATGCTCAAGGATTCGAGCAGATGCGGATCGATTCCGAACGTTACAACTGGAACCTCAAGATGGGTGAATTAGCCCAGATTTGGCGTGCCGGCTGCATCATTCGGGCCCAATTCCTGCAAAACATCACCGATGCCTTCGACAAGAACCCTGACCTGAAGAACCTGCTCCTGGATGACTACTTCAAGGACATCACCAAGAAGTACCAGCAGGCTATCCGGGACGTGGTTTCACTGGCTGTTAAGGCTGGTGTCCCTGTCCCTGCCCTGTCCGCCGCTATTTCCTACTACGACTCCTACCGGGCAAAGGTTCTACCTGCCAACTTGCTGCAAGCCCAGCGTGACTACTTCGGTGCTCACACTTACGAGCGGGTTGATCGCCCAGGCAACTACCACTACAGCTGGTACGAAGAACAATAA
- a CDS encoding MarR family winged helix-turn-helix transcriptional regulator, translated as MIDILREVGMIERALDSMSNIEFKQIGLARGQYLYVVRIYEHPGIISEQLSNLIKVDRTTIARAVKKLEDKGFIERCSDPKNKKIKRLYVTQKGKDIYPFIIRENQHSNAVALRDFSDEEAQQVHDYLVRIRHNIDGDWDLVKHGGKRKY; from the coding sequence ATGATCGATATTTTAAGGGAAGTCGGGATGATCGAGCGCGCATTGGATTCAATGTCGAATATTGAGTTTAAGCAGATTGGCTTAGCGCGGGGACAGTACCTCTACGTCGTGCGCATTTACGAGCATCCGGGCATTATCTCCGAGCAACTGTCGAACTTGATAAAGGTTGATCGCACCACCATTGCCCGTGCCGTTAAGAAATTGGAGGACAAGGGATTCATTGAGCGGTGCAGCGATCCTAAAAACAAGAAGATCAAGCGCCTGTACGTTACTCAAAAGGGTAAGGACATTTATCCCTTTATCATCCGTGAGAATCAACATTCGAACGCGGTGGCATTGCGTGACTTTAGCGATGAGGAAGCACAGCAGGTCCATGACTACCTGGTCCGGATTCGCCACAACATTGATGGCGACTGGGACTTGGTCAAGCATGGCGGTAAGCGAAAGTACTAG
- the nrdI gene encoding class Ib ribonucleoside-diphosphate reductase assembly flavoprotein NrdI, translated as MAPINIIYISLEGNTRAFLHQLSEYAQQQHTLNAENPLITTKEISDQTIPAKEEKPFFVFVPTYLTGGNGIDSGYTEIMTNALGEYIADGNNADMCLGIVGSGNRNFNEQYCLTARMYARRFNAPFLADYELRGTSRDAERIYAILKKRWAEFN; from the coding sequence ATGGCACCAATAAATATCATCTACATTTCACTTGAGGGCAATACCCGCGCCTTTCTACACCAATTGAGCGAGTATGCTCAGCAGCAGCACACCCTTAACGCCGAAAATCCGCTGATCACCACTAAAGAAATTAGTGACCAGACCATTCCCGCCAAGGAGGAAAAGCCCTTCTTCGTCTTTGTCCCAACCTACCTCACGGGGGGAAACGGAATCGATTCCGGCTATACCGAAATCATGACCAACGCCCTGGGTGAGTACATTGCGGATGGCAACAACGCCGACATGTGCCTGGGAATCGTTGGCAGCGGCAACCGCAACTTCAACGAACAATATTGTTTGACCGCCCGGATGTACGCCAGGCGCTTTAACGCACCGTTCTTGGCCGACTACGAATTGCGTGGTACTTCTCGGGATGCCGAGCGGATCTATGCAATCCTTAAGAAGCGTTGGGCAGAATTCAATTAA